Proteins encoded in a region of the Anopheles aquasalis chromosome 2, idAnoAquaMG_Q_19, whole genome shotgun sequence genome:
- the LOC126581789 gene encoding rRNA-processing protein UTP23 homolog — MKITKHKKTRKYMSFYINNFGFREPLLCLIDGSFCHAAYKIRLQIEEQLKKYFQCEVKPIVTACIITETDNLGAGFVGTSQLLKRFLVHRCGHEKHPIDGSSCIKAITQTCRYIVATQDRALQQWVRSKPAIPLFYLHNSSVPTLVQPSEANRNAANEGQRNRVQVRTLDQQTLTSLKQKEGLAVDEAKVVRKKKKPKNPNPLSCKKPKKKNQAANNSAPQPPKSEGGVVKKKSRKRVKLAKHVVEHLKATVGGPK; from the exons ATGaagatcacaaaacacaagaaaactCGTAAGTATATGAGTTTCTACATCAACAATTTTGGATTCCGCGAACCCCTGCTCTGCCTGATCGATGGAAGCTTCTGCCATGCGGCGTACAAG ATCCGGCTACAAATCGAAGAGCAGCTGAAGAAGTACTTCCAGTGCGAAGTGAAACCGATAGTGACGGCTTGTATTATTACGGAGACCGATAATCTGGGGGCCGGTTTCGTCGGCACCAGTCAGCTGTTGAAGCGTTTTCTGGTGCACCGGTGTGGTCACGAGAAGCACCCCATCGACGGGTCCTCGTGCATCAAGGCAATCACGCAAACGTGTCGCTATATCGTCGCAACGCAGGACCGGGCACTGCAGCAGTGGGTCCGCTCGAAGCCGGCCATCCCGCTGTTCTACCTGCACAACAGTTCCGTGCCAACGCTGGTGCAGCCGTCGGAAGCGAATCGAAATGCCGCCAACGAGGGACAGCGTAATCGGGTGCAGGTGCGCACGTTGGATCAACAGACTCTCACCTCACTGAAACAGAAGGAAGGCCTTGCCGTGGACGAGGCGAAAGTTGTGcgtaagaaaaagaaacccaaaaaccccaatcCGCTTTCGtgcaaaaagccaaaaaagaagaatcagGCAGCGAATAACAGTGCACCACAGCCGCCCAAATCGGAAGGGGgagtggtgaagaagaagagcagaaaaCGCGTCAAATTGGCCAAACACGTGGTGGAACATTTGAAAGCTACCGTCGGTGGCCccaaataa
- the LOC126569042 gene encoding uncharacterized protein LOC126569042 codes for MLDFQRRGASTSSSLRMAEATRRSSAHMAHDYKPLLATDRRVTAIRKKKLRFKILLLMGTVSACLLYAIERPFWWDYAALETPLWNEALETRDDEQHFNYNSSYFVNTIGCKMPSFPVSNEQIQKFVETPEPIDCAPVLLESDEWWLWFRLPDEDIERHYNLTNASLIQCCVQPFERVSDDEEHQVGNESCFTFPERFHVMDNHEFVEVHCQHPMLKDGPFYRDYFAFVPRKPAIEERVRSHRRSESTEPQLNVMVLGLDSVSRLNLHRQMNATVDYLLNTLNAIEMFGYNKVGDNTFPNMVPGLTGLDVDELSAACLPNSSSTFDLCQFVWNKFRDVGYRTAYAEDTSALGTFNYCKKGFREQPTDYYLRSFFRQLESNVGYNKKLNAKLCLGGRTPTVVLLDYARKLVRRFGTGEPLFSLLWGVGMTHDFFNNPSLIDGDYRRLLEFMADEPGYLNRTVLILMSDHGIRWGSFRNTYQGMMEERQPFLTFVLPPWFQARYPTAYRNLRQNRLRLTTHFDLYETLKDIVSPSPSLETSAIRDRAVELIESKPTPRGISLFLPVPVTRSCEDAGIAAHWCTCHDHKTLAKNEPQVIQAARFALDRVNHLLLEYPQCSVLHLNSIEDASVGMSPENITAKHKFSDISVRFVTKPGEGEFEATVRIDSNNNSFLTGTVSRTNLYGKQSYCVDDYRLKLYCFCGL; via the exons ATGCTTGACTTTCAGCGCCGTGGCGCTTCGACGTCTTCCAGCTTACGGATGGCTGAGGCAACAAGAAG GTCATCGGCACACATGGCGCACGACTACAAACCActgctggccaccgatcggcgTGTGACCGCAAtacggaagaagaagctgcgcTTCAAGATACTGCTCCtgatgggcaccgtttccgCCTGCCTGCTGTACGCAATCGAACGGCCGTTCTGGTGGGACTATGCCGCCCTGGAAACCCCACTGTGGAACGAAGCACTGGAGACACGGGACGACGAGCAGCACTTCAACTACAACAGCTCGTACTTTGTCAACACGATCGGTTGCAAGATGCCGAGCTTTCCGGTGTCGAACGAGCAGATTCAGAAATTTGTCGAAACGCCGGAACCGATCGACTGTGCGCCGGTGTTGCTGGAATCGGACGAGTGGTGGCTGTGGTTCCGCTTGCCAGACGAGGATATCGAGCGGCACTACAACCTCACGAACGCCAGCCTCATCCAGTGCTGTGTGCAACCGTTCGAGCGGGTGTCGGACGACGAGGAGCATCAGGTGGGCAACGAAAGCTGCTTCACGTTTCCGGAGCGGTTCCACGTGATGGACAACCACGAGTTTGTGGAGGTTCACTGCCAGCATCCGATGCTGAAGGATGGTCCATTCTATCGGGATTATTTCGCGTTTGTGCCCCGAAAACCGGCGATTGAGGAACGGGTTCGAAGTCACCGTAGAAGCGAATCAACCGAGCCGCAGCTGAATGTGATGGTCCTTGGGTTGGATTCCGTCTCGAGATTGAACCTTCATCGACAGATGAACGCCACCGTCGACTATCTGTTGAACACACTGAACG CGATCGAGATGTTCGGGTACAACAAGGTAGGGGACAACACGTTCCCCAACATGGTACCGGGATTGACCGGGCTGGATGTGGATGAGCTGAGTGCGGCCTGTTTGCCCAACTCGAGCAGTACCTTCGATCTGTGCCAGTTCGTGTGGAACAAGTTCCGGGACGTCGGCTATCGGACGGCGTACGCCGAGGACACTTCGGCCCTGGGGACGTTCAACTACTGCAAGAAAGGGTTCCGGGAGCAACCGACCGATTACTATTTGCGGAGCTTCTTTCGGCAGCTGGAATCGAACGTGGGCTACAACAAGAAGCTGAACGCCAAGCTGTGCCTCGGTGGGCGCACTCccacggtggtgctgttggattATGCACGGAAGCTGGTGCGAAGATTTGGCACCGGTGAGCCGCTGTTTTCGCTACTGTGGGGCGTCGGCATGACGCACGATTTCTTCAACAATCCGTCACTGATCGATGGCGACTATCGGAGGTTGCTGGAGTTTATGGCCGATGAGCCGGGGTACTTGAACCGTACGGTGCTTATACTTATGAGCGATCATGGCATACGGTGGGGCTCCTTCCGGAATACGTACCAGGGAATGATGGAAGAGCGGCAACCGTTTCTGACGTTCGTGCTTCCACCGTGGTTCCAGGCGCGGTACCCGACGGCGTACCGCAATCTACGCCAGAACCGTCTACGCTTAACGACGCATTTCGACCTGTACGAAACGCTCAAGGATATTGTGAGCCCCAGCCCGAGCTTAGAAACGAGTGCAATCAGAGATCGTGCGGTCGAGCTGATCGAGAGTAAGCCAACGCCCAGGGGGATCAGTTTGTTTCTGCCCGTGCCGGTAACGCGATCCTGCGAGGATGCCGGTATTGCCGCGCACTGGTGCACTTGCCATGATCATAAGACGTTGGCCAAAAATGAGCCGCAGGTTATACAGGCGGCCCGGTTTGCGTTGGATCGGGTgaatcatctgctgctggagtaCCCGCAGTGCAGTGTGCTGCATCTGAACTCGATCGAGGACGCGAGTGTTGGCATGTCGCCGGAAAACATTACGGCCAAGCACAAGTTCAGCGATATTAGCGTGCGGTTCGTGACGAAACCGGGCGAGGGAGAGTTTGAGGCCACCGTTCGCATCgattccaacaacaacagcttccTCACGGGGACGGTCAGCAGGACGAACCTGTACGGCAAGCAGAGCTACTGCGTCGACGACTATCGGTTGAAACTGTACTGTTTCTGTGGACTATAG